In a single window of the Thermotoga sp. KOL6 genome:
- a CDS encoding bifunctional (p)ppGpp synthetase/guanosine-3',5'-bis(diphosphate) 3'-pyrophosphohydrolase, with the protein MLKRADLEAESRSVVKELESLGKKNFSKEEKRLLAKAYEFAWIVHEGQKRFSGEPFITHPVEVAKILAGLGVDVITLVAALLHDTVEDGENVSVDQIKKLFGPEIARIVDGVTKVSNINAPIGPDHDSRKRIETIQKMFLAMAEDMRVIFVKLADRLHNMRTIHYVQDPEKKRYKAYETLEIYAPLAHKLGIYSIKSELEDLAFKVLHPEEYYKIKELVAEKRKEREKRTNEYIEILRSALEEHKVKARVEGRYKHYYSIWRKMKEKGKRFEEIYDLIALRVIVKDVTSCYTVLGIVHNLWKPLPGRFKDYIAAPKSNGYRSLHTTVITGYGEPLEIQIRDEEMHKEAEYGLIAHWIYKEKPDIRTAKEWIERLLEWRKELAQGFTEFEDIKKELQMDEVFVFTPKGDIIHLPKGSTPIDFAYAIHTEVGHHYSGAKVNGKIVPIDYKLKNGDVVEIIVNKNSSGPSVDWLKYARTHSARAKIRRFLKEKLAPELVERGREILRRISRKLGKSLEEVLQSEGIKRYLTSYSEKDFFMKVGEGSITTQDLIEAIIGKKMIVRKKTRKKTSKSQNLVKVDGIESIEFHIARCCNPIKGDPIVAVVSKRGMTIHRRNCKNLKSVPQEKIFPAEWNLETSEMFDAYLRVVLDSEKNLPSLIDRVTNLGAEFVGIKTLKAKDPILVQLHIKISNTAELEEFITRLKTYRYVLDVERVVQ; encoded by the coding sequence ATGCTGAAGAGAGCAGATTTGGAGGCTGAGTCTAGATCTGTTGTCAAGGAACTAGAATCCCTTGGAAAAAAGAACTTCTCAAAGGAAGAAAAAAGGTTGCTTGCGAAAGCCTATGAATTTGCGTGGATCGTTCACGAGGGGCAAAAAAGGTTCTCTGGGGAACCTTTTATCACTCATCCTGTAGAAGTTGCAAAGATTTTGGCAGGATTGGGTGTAGATGTCATCACGTTGGTGGCTGCTCTTCTTCACGACACAGTCGAAGATGGTGAAAATGTTAGTGTCGATCAAATAAAAAAACTCTTTGGCCCGGAAATCGCGAGGATAGTTGACGGTGTGACCAAAGTGAGTAACATAAATGCTCCCATTGGACCCGATCATGATTCTCGAAAGAGGATAGAAACCATTCAAAAAATGTTCCTTGCCATGGCCGAAGACATGAGGGTAATTTTTGTTAAACTCGCGGACAGACTGCATAACATGCGAACAATACACTACGTTCAGGATCCAGAGAAGAAAAGGTACAAAGCTTACGAAACGTTAGAAATATACGCTCCATTGGCTCACAAGCTTGGGATATACTCTATAAAATCTGAACTCGAAGACCTCGCTTTCAAAGTTCTCCATCCTGAAGAATATTACAAGATAAAAGAACTGGTTGCGGAAAAAAGAAAGGAAAGAGAAAAAAGAACAAACGAATACATTGAGATTTTAAGAAGCGCTCTCGAAGAGCATAAAGTGAAGGCGCGTGTAGAAGGAAGATACAAGCACTACTACAGTATCTGGCGAAAGATGAAAGAGAAAGGGAAGAGATTCGAGGAAATATATGACTTGATAGCACTTAGAGTGATTGTCAAGGATGTTACGAGTTGTTACACCGTCCTTGGAATAGTCCACAATCTTTGGAAACCTCTTCCAGGCAGGTTCAAAGATTACATAGCCGCACCGAAATCCAATGGTTACAGATCTCTGCATACAACGGTGATAACGGGTTACGGAGAACCTTTGGAGATACAGATAAGAGATGAGGAAATGCACAAAGAGGCAGAGTATGGTTTGATTGCCCATTGGATATACAAAGAAAAGCCCGACATAAGAACGGCCAAAGAATGGATTGAAAGGTTGTTGGAATGGAGAAAGGAACTTGCACAAGGATTTACAGAGTTTGAGGATATAAAAAAAGAACTGCAGATGGATGAAGTCTTTGTCTTCACACCGAAAGGAGACATTATTCACCTTCCAAAAGGATCAACGCCAATAGATTTTGCGTACGCGATACACACAGAAGTGGGGCATCATTACAGCGGAGCCAAGGTGAATGGTAAGATTGTTCCTATTGATTACAAACTGAAAAATGGAGACGTTGTGGAGATCATAGTGAACAAAAACTCTTCCGGTCCAAGTGTAGACTGGTTGAAGTACGCCAGAACTCACAGTGCACGCGCGAAAATAAGAAGGTTTTTAAAGGAAAAGTTGGCTCCAGAACTCGTTGAAAGAGGAAGGGAAATCCTAAGAAGAATCTCCCGTAAACTTGGAAAATCTCTCGAAGAAGTGTTGCAATCCGAAGGGATCAAACGATATTTGACTTCTTATTCTGAAAAAGATTTCTTCATGAAAGTCGGGGAAGGTAGTATCACCACACAAGACTTAATAGAGGCTATCATTGGAAAAAAGATGATCGTTAGAAAAAAGACAAGAAAAAAGACATCGAAATCTCAAAATCTCGTGAAAGTTGATGGCATAGAAAGCATAGAGTTTCATATTGCAAGGTGTTGCAATCCAATCAAAGGTGATCCCATAGTAGCCGTTGTCAGCAAAAGAGGTATGACAATCCACAGAAGAAATTGTAAAAATCTCAAGAGTGTCCCTCAAGAAAAGATCTTTCCAGCGGAGTGGAACCTTGAAACATCTGAAATGTTTGATGCCTATTTGAGAGTGGTTTTGGATTCTGAGAAGAATCTCCCCAGTTTGATAGACCGGGTTACAAATTTAGGGGCAGAATTCGTGGGAATAAAAACTTTGAAAGCAAAGGATCCTATCCTCGTTCAGCTTCATATAAAGATCTCCAATACTGCTGAATTAGAAGAGTTCATCACCAGGCTCAAAACTTACAGATATGTTTTGGATGTGGAAAGGGTGGTGCAATGA
- the dtd gene encoding D-aminoacyl-tRNA deacylase — protein sequence MRAVVQRVEEARVTVDEETVGAIGKGILVFVGVGRDDTEEDCKWLAEKISGLRIFEDEEGKMNLSVMDIGGEILVVSQFTLYGDCRRGKRPSFTEAAPPEKGYELYKKFVDFLKKKGISVKEGVFRAHMHVHLVNDGPVTLLLDSSKLF from the coding sequence ATGAGGGCAGTTGTTCAAAGGGTGGAAGAAGCTCGTGTAACGGTAGATGAAGAAACGGTGGGAGCCATTGGAAAGGGGATTCTTGTTTTTGTGGGTGTGGGAAGAGATGATACGGAAGAGGATTGTAAATGGCTTGCAGAAAAAATTTCTGGGCTCAGAATATTCGAAGATGAAGAGGGTAAGATGAATCTCTCGGTGATGGATATTGGCGGAGAGATTCTTGTGGTTTCTCAATTTACACTTTATGGAGATTGTAGAAGAGGGAAAAGGCCGTCTTTCACAGAAGCTGCTCCTCCGGAGAAAGGCTATGAACTTTACAAGAAATTCGTTGATTTTTTGAAGAAGAAAGGCATAAGTGTGAAAGAAGGTGTATTCAGAGCCCACATGCATGTTCATCTGGTCAATGATGGACCAGTGACGTTACTTCTGGATTCTTCAAAACTGTTCTGA
- a CDS encoding epoxyqueuosine reductase QueH → MLIHVCCAPDLLTTLFHIKNVEFFFYNPNIQPPLEYEKRKRAVEDVARYFSLDVSYGEYSVEEVKKWYSVVKAYKDLGEGSERCEKCISFLLERTAQEAQKRGYDSFSTTLLASPKKNLSMIEKIGKTLEKKYGVKFYFKNFRKGGAYQEGVRLSKELQIYRQNYCGCVFSFLERRVRKHVEASKQRYAE, encoded by the coding sequence ATGCTGATACACGTTTGTTGTGCTCCCGATCTTCTAACAACTCTTTTCCATATAAAAAATGTGGAGTTTTTCTTTTATAACCCGAACATTCAACCACCTTTAGAATATGAAAAGCGGAAAAGAGCTGTTGAAGATGTTGCACGTTATTTTTCCCTTGATGTCTCGTACGGAGAGTATTCTGTTGAAGAAGTTAAAAAATGGTATTCCGTTGTAAAAGCTTATAAAGATCTTGGTGAAGGTAGTGAGAGATGTGAGAAATGTATAAGCTTTCTTTTAGAAAGAACGGCTCAAGAAGCCCAAAAAAGAGGTTATGATTCGTTTTCTACCACTCTTCTTGCAAGTCCGAAAAAGAATCTTTCAATGATAGAAAAGATTGGAAAAACTCTCGAAAAGAAATACGGAGTGAAGTTTTATTTCAAAAACTTCAGAAAAGGTGGGGCTTATCAAGAGGGCGTGAGGCTTTCAAAGGAGTTGCAAATTTATAGGCAAAATTACTGTGGGTGTGTGTTCAGTTTTTTGGAGAGAAGGGTGAGGAAACATGTTGAGGCTTCCAAACAACGTTACGCTGAGTGA
- a CDS encoding DUF4940 domain-containing protein, translating to MLRLPNNVTLSDGDKIIWNGLNLPEIFVLETSRMVLESSVPIKGEVVCFPVKTILGPIAVFTESRIEPYDILADLLNYELQKIRWYNEEVEKLVDVLSESWRVGKRIFIMRSRNLENRLSLRMMFSNLVDAVYNAGDFDVGIAPSGISLPRIGEDGKVVFSDPEEDLHEAVRKALMMNKYLDHGVAVYEDLNNYDFSLHIDIPEVVKIFLRSKSLFEVAKHMKLEEEEAFKKILEFEKETLISPRIPIEAFLLLKEG from the coding sequence ATGTTGAGGCTTCCAAACAACGTTACGCTGAGTGATGGTGATAAGATCATCTGGAATGGCTTGAATCTTCCTGAGATATTTGTTTTGGAAACTTCAAGAATGGTGCTCGAGTCGAGTGTTCCTATAAAAGGTGAGGTGGTTTGCTTTCCTGTGAAGACTATTTTAGGACCAATTGCTGTTTTCACGGAATCAAGGATCGAGCCGTACGATATACTTGCAGACCTTTTGAACTACGAACTTCAGAAGATTCGATGGTACAATGAAGAAGTAGAGAAATTGGTGGATGTTCTTTCAGAAAGTTGGCGAGTGGGGAAAAGAATCTTCATCATGCGATCGAGGAACCTTGAAAATCGACTCTCTTTAAGGATGATGTTTTCCAATCTTGTAGATGCAGTTTACAATGCGGGAGATTTCGACGTGGGAATTGCACCTTCGGGTATTTCTTTACCGAGGATAGGTGAAGATGGAAAGGTTGTTTTTTCGGATCCAGAGGAAGATCTTCATGAGGCTGTGAGGAAAGCTCTGATGATGAATAAATATCTTGATCATGGGGTAGCAGTTTACGAAGATCTCAACAACTACGATTTCTCTTTACATATCGATATACCGGAGGTAGTGAAGATCTTTTTGAGAAGTAAAAGCTTGTTTGAAGTAGCGAAACATATGAAGCTAGAAGAAGAGGAGGCTTTCAAAAAAATTCTTGAATTTGAAAAAGAAACACTCATTTCACCACGGATTCCAATAGAAGCTTTTTTGCTGTTGAAGGAGGGCTGA
- a CDS encoding ATP-binding protein, whose amino-acid sequence MNDFIVLTIPSKKSYIRVARSAMRNFLILNGSPDSVIVDMEIVLGEILANVIQHTYKCNETKKIIISYVIRGDSFSILVRDFGNPVDPAKLKPLPPDLENPREGGYGLYIIHKVTDKFEVKTFNNGNLFIAEKNLG is encoded by the coding sequence TTGAACGATTTCATCGTTCTTACGATTCCTTCCAAAAAATCGTATATAAGAGTTGCACGTTCTGCCATGCGTAATTTTTTGATTTTGAACGGTTCTCCAGACAGCGTGATTGTAGACATGGAAATCGTTTTGGGAGAAATTCTAGCCAATGTGATCCAGCATACTTACAAATGTAATGAGACGAAAAAAATAATCATAAGTTATGTAATTAGGGGTGACTCTTTTTCTATACTTGTGAGAGATTTCGGAAATCCTGTTGATCCTGCCAAACTAAAACCTCTTCCTCCCGATTTAGAAAATCCGAGAGAAGGGGGATATGGTCTTTATATAATCCACAAGGTAACAGATAAGTTCGAAGTGAAAACTTTCAACAATGGGAATCTCTTTATCGCTGAGAAAAACTTGGGGTGA
- the trmFO gene encoding methylenetetrahydrofolate--tRNA-(uracil(54)-C(5))-methyltransferase (FADH(2)-oxidizing) TrmFO, producing MIVNVIGAGLAGSEVAYNLGKRNVRVRLYEMRPLKMTEVHKTGYFAELVCSNSLKSEDLTNAEGLLKAEMKMMGSVTLEAAEKARVPSGKALAVDRNVFAKEVTKVIESLETVEIVRKEVVQFNPSEEIWVIATGPATSESFLSFLKEFLGEDFLFFFDAVSPIVTFESIDMSCAFWGDRFGKGKDYINCPLTKEEYEELWRALVEAEVIEMEDFDRRLLFERCQPIEEIARSGKDALRYGPLRPTGLVDPRTGEEPYAVVQLRREDKDGKFYSLVGFQTRLKWGEQKKVLKKIPCLRNAEIVRYGVMHRNIYINSPKVLDVFFRSKRHPNVFFAGQITGVEGYMESAASGIYVAYNVNRILHGLPPLKLPEETMMGALFSYIIERVEGNLKPMYANFGLLPPLHDRTRGKFERRKLLANRALKAMKEFLEANPW from the coding sequence GTGATAGTTAATGTCATCGGAGCAGGACTTGCAGGTTCTGAAGTTGCGTACAACCTCGGGAAAAGGAATGTAAGAGTGCGACTCTACGAAATGAGACCTTTGAAAATGACGGAAGTACATAAAACGGGATATTTTGCAGAACTTGTCTGTAGCAATTCTCTCAAATCGGAGGATCTAACCAATGCTGAAGGTCTTTTGAAAGCTGAAATGAAAATGATGGGGTCAGTGACTCTTGAAGCAGCTGAAAAAGCTCGTGTTCCCTCTGGAAAAGCTTTGGCTGTTGACAGAAATGTATTTGCGAAAGAAGTAACGAAGGTCATCGAAAGTCTGGAAACTGTTGAAATCGTAAGAAAAGAAGTTGTCCAATTCAATCCGAGTGAGGAAATATGGGTGATAGCAACGGGGCCCGCCACCTCGGAAAGTTTTCTATCTTTCTTGAAAGAATTTTTGGGAGAAGATTTTCTATTTTTCTTCGATGCGGTTTCTCCCATTGTAACCTTCGAATCGATAGACATGAGCTGTGCTTTCTGGGGAGATAGATTCGGGAAAGGGAAAGACTACATAAATTGTCCTCTCACCAAAGAAGAATACGAAGAACTCTGGAGAGCCCTCGTTGAAGCCGAAGTTATAGAGATGGAGGATTTTGACAGGAGACTTCTCTTCGAAAGATGTCAACCGATAGAAGAGATAGCACGGAGTGGGAAAGATGCTCTGAGATATGGGCCGTTGAGACCCACCGGGTTGGTGGATCCAAGAACGGGGGAAGAACCTTACGCTGTCGTCCAACTCAGAAGGGAAGACAAAGACGGGAAATTTTATAGCCTTGTTGGATTCCAAACGAGATTAAAATGGGGGGAACAGAAAAAAGTTTTGAAGAAGATCCCTTGTCTTAGAAACGCTGAGATTGTTCGATATGGCGTTATGCACAGGAATATTTATATAAATTCTCCAAAAGTGCTCGACGTTTTCTTTCGATCGAAAAGGCATCCGAATGTGTTCTTTGCAGGTCAGATCACCGGTGTGGAAGGATATATGGAATCGGCTGCGTCCGGGATATATGTAGCTTACAATGTGAACAGAATTCTACATGGGCTTCCGCCGTTGAAACTCCCCGAAGAAACAATGATGGGAGCGCTTTTCAGTTATATAATAGAAAGGGTTGAAGGTAATTTGAAACCAATGTACGCAAATTTTGGTCTTTTACCACCTCTTCATGATAGAACTCGTGGAAAATTCGAACGGAGAAAATTGCTTGCAAATAGGGCTCTAAAAGCTATGAAAGAATTTTTGGAAGCAAATCCGTGGTGA
- a CDS encoding DUF342 domain-containing protein: protein MKVEISVSEDRMQAYVILRKERPDEPFLSKEELLNVLYSAGIRYGIKEEVIDELSTSPVFNTPVLIAKGTPPIDGEDGRIELLKKPNEEETFQGSKKVDLREIPAKQRLIVRRGETIARIVPPTPGKEGKDVFGNSVKPKPGKLPEYHLGYNVTVKDNEIIATRSGILAIESNGTIHVYDTLEVDVVDYSTGNIDFPGKVVVKGDVKPDFVVKAQEDITIKGVVEAATVISFNGSITVAGVKGRNKAFLKAKKTVKAAFIESAEVEAEEIVVEKSIENSLIKAHTVMVTGSKGSIRGGTTIARVKIETYQLGSPIGIKTQVEVGVDPTINEKMKLISAQISLDKENVKKLTKLLIELRKLHSTLKDKFPPDKEEILKRVNNTLINLRESIQKNEQELKELNRVAEEMAKSASVIVKDVVYPGVEIIMLDKIFRVEKSITKVIFYYRDGEIRVGGYSE, encoded by the coding sequence ATGAAGGTGGAAATTTCAGTTTCGGAAGATAGAATGCAGGCCTATGTCATTTTGAGAAAAGAAAGACCCGATGAACCCTTTCTTTCAAAAGAGGAGTTGTTAAACGTTTTGTACTCTGCTGGTATAAGATACGGGATAAAAGAGGAAGTGATCGACGAACTTTCGACCTCTCCAGTTTTCAACACGCCTGTTCTTATAGCAAAGGGTACTCCTCCTATAGATGGAGAGGATGGAAGAATAGAACTGCTGAAGAAACCGAATGAGGAGGAAACCTTTCAAGGTTCGAAGAAAGTTGATCTCAGAGAAATTCCGGCAAAGCAAAGACTCATTGTGAGAAGGGGAGAAACGATAGCCAGAATTGTCCCTCCCACTCCGGGTAAGGAAGGAAAAGACGTGTTTGGAAATTCTGTGAAACCGAAACCAGGAAAACTTCCTGAATATCATCTTGGATATAATGTAACTGTAAAGGACAACGAAATAATAGCTACGAGAAGTGGTATCTTGGCGATAGAAAGCAACGGTACTATACATGTTTACGATACCCTGGAGGTAGATGTGGTCGATTATTCCACTGGAAACATAGATTTCCCCGGAAAAGTAGTCGTAAAAGGAGACGTGAAACCTGATTTTGTGGTGAAAGCCCAGGAAGATATAACGATAAAAGGCGTGGTAGAAGCTGCAACGGTTATTTCTTTCAACGGGAGCATCACGGTAGCAGGGGTGAAGGGAAGAAATAAAGCCTTTCTAAAAGCTAAAAAGACCGTTAAGGCCGCTTTCATAGAGAGCGCAGAAGTGGAAGCAGAGGAGATAGTGGTAGAAAAGAGCATCGAAAATTCCCTTATAAAAGCGCACACTGTGATGGTGACAGGTAGTAAAGGAAGTATAAGAGGGGGTACGACCATTGCCCGAGTAAAGATTGAAACGTATCAGCTAGGCTCTCCTATAGGTATCAAAACACAAGTGGAGGTTGGAGTCGACCCGACGATAAACGAGAAGATGAAACTCATTTCTGCACAGATTTCACTTGACAAAGAGAACGTTAAGAAGTTGACAAAGCTCCTTATAGAACTCAGAAAACTGCATAGCACACTGAAAGATAAGTTTCCTCCCGACAAGGAAGAGATCTTGAAGAGGGTGAACAACACCCTAATAAACCTCAGAGAGTCCATTCAAAAAAACGAACAAGAACTCAAAGAGTTGAACAGAGTAGCAGAGGAAATGGCGAAGAGTGCTTCCGTTATCGTCAAGGACGTTGTGTATCCGGGCGTCGAGATCATCATGCTCGACAAGATTTTCCGTGTAGAAAAGAGTATCACTAAAGTGATTTTTTATTACAGAGATGGAGAAATAAGAGTGGGAGGTTATTCAGAATGA
- a CDS encoding type I phosphomannose isomerase catalytic subunit gives MTIKVLPQLRKQIWGSKRLGEMFGSEERIGEVWLLSGHPLFITETEEGIDLNEDMERILGKVFPRFPILVKLISAEEWLSVQVHPNDEEARLLEGEPWGKTEAWYFVEEGQIAIGEDPEKIKKALSTKNWNNALKKLKILPETFVFLPAGTVHALGPSGFLIEIQQSSDVTYRVYDWDRGRELHIEKAFKVMKRRSFDDLLIKNFKEFECEYFKVRKTKKETLKGFCTIVVLEDGEVDSREVRQFETYIVPKDEEAFLNTTSLVIELGNFFEKWGERP, from the coding sequence ATGACGATAAAAGTTCTTCCACAATTGAGGAAACAAATATGGGGTAGCAAACGCCTCGGAGAGATGTTCGGTTCTGAAGAGAGAATAGGTGAAGTGTGGTTGCTTTCGGGACATCCTCTCTTCATAACTGAAACTGAAGAAGGGATTGATCTCAATGAAGATATGGAAAGGATCCTAGGAAAAGTTTTCCCGCGCTTTCCGATTCTTGTGAAACTCATCTCGGCAGAAGAATGGCTTTCTGTACAAGTTCATCCAAACGATGAAGAAGCAAGGTTGTTGGAAGGAGAACCTTGGGGGAAAACCGAAGCTTGGTACTTTGTAGAGGAAGGGCAGATAGCTATTGGCGAAGATCCTGAAAAGATAAAAAAGGCTCTCTCGACAAAGAATTGGAATAACGCCTTGAAAAAGTTAAAAATTCTTCCTGAAACCTTCGTTTTTTTACCTGCTGGTACTGTTCACGCGTTGGGCCCGAGTGGTTTTCTTATTGAGATCCAACAGTCATCGGATGTTACTTACAGAGTGTACGATTGGGATCGTGGCAGAGAGCTCCATATAGAAAAAGCCTTTAAAGTTATGAAAAGAAGAAGTTTCGATGATCTTCTGATTAAGAATTTCAAAGAGTTTGAATGCGAGTATTTCAAAGTCAGAAAGACCAAAAAAGAAACGCTAAAAGGATTCTGCACTATCGTTGTTCTTGAAGATGGTGAAGTAGATAGCCGAGAAGTTAGGCAATTTGAAACGTACATTGTGCCGAAAGATGAAGAAGCGTTTCTCAACACGACCAGTTTGGTGATTGAACTGGGAAACTTTTTCGAAAAATGGGGTGAGAGGCCATAA
- a CDS encoding metallophosphoesterase: protein MFLSDLHIGDGSAKDDFFFDEELNKFLEDVSEEPKVELFIVGDGFEILESRAVKELGLKPFEEIIETLDGTLMDEIERKHQKIFKTLRRFSKKHKIYYIVGNHDYHIFKNEKLQKALLERFEHFEILPYYYDHQNRLLVLHGNQFDAINRFSLDKKNKKIVPPLGDFIARYMMVNFDEHVINFAPKDIVRDYDNVRPLLDVFHWFEYVTEAYDLGIDLVEIWLRSFLDMLKTKEAKTWMKNTFPNTYWLSKVFVNRFGGVELGRILVRTIYTFRKLRRIDYLQKWAKAILKEKKNWKNFMIGYDGNLEEIDKVDILVMGHVHHFTYKIIPTPTGKKLYLNCGSWRPVLEKVGLRKKHGFHRKAELPKVLMDFSGDQVEVKVSVTNILGRI, encoded by the coding sequence GTGTTCTTGAGTGATCTGCATATAGGAGACGGATCAGCGAAGGATGACTTTTTTTTCGATGAAGAATTGAATAAATTCTTAGAAGATGTATCCGAAGAACCGAAAGTCGAGCTTTTCATAGTAGGGGACGGGTTTGAGATACTCGAAAGTCGAGCAGTGAAGGAGTTGGGTTTAAAACCTTTCGAAGAAATAATAGAAACCCTAGATGGGACTCTTATGGATGAGATAGAGAGAAAGCACCAAAAAATTTTTAAAACGCTAAGGCGATTTTCTAAAAAACATAAAATTTATTACATAGTAGGAAATCACGACTATCATATCTTCAAAAATGAAAAACTTCAAAAAGCTTTGTTGGAAAGATTTGAACATTTCGAAATATTACCATATTATTATGATCATCAGAATAGACTTTTGGTACTTCATGGGAACCAATTTGACGCTATAAACCGTTTTTCTCTAGACAAGAAGAATAAAAAAATAGTTCCACCACTCGGTGATTTTATAGCGAGATATATGATGGTGAATTTTGACGAACACGTAATAAATTTTGCTCCAAAGGACATTGTGCGGGATTATGATAATGTTAGACCTCTTCTAGACGTTTTTCACTGGTTCGAGTATGTCACTGAAGCTTACGATCTTGGAATCGATTTGGTAGAGATTTGGTTAAGAAGTTTTCTGGACATGCTAAAAACGAAAGAAGCAAAAACGTGGATGAAAAATACTTTTCCAAACACCTATTGGTTATCTAAAGTGTTTGTGAACAGATTTGGTGGTGTGGAACTTGGAAGGATCTTGGTGAGAACCATATACACTTTCAGAAAGCTCAGAAGGATCGACTATCTTCAGAAATGGGCGAAAGCTATTTTGAAAGAAAAGAAAAATTGGAAAAATTTTATGATAGGGTACGATGGGAATTTAGAGGAAATAGATAAAGTTGATATACTTGTAATGGGGCACGTACATCATTTCACTTACAAAATAATTCCTACGCCTACCGGGAAAAAATTGTATTTAAATTGCGGAAGTTGGAGGCCCGTTCTTGAAAAAGTAGGACTAAGAAAAAAGCATGGTTTTCACAGGAAAGCAGAACTTCCCAAGGTTTTGATGGATTTTTCAGGAGACCAAGTAGAAGTGAAAGTATCTGTTACGAACATACTCGGGAGAATCTAA
- a CDS encoding HD-GYP domain-containing protein gives MKCFFEDNEFEKIVEKIDRLYEKVDSLEKAQIAFLTKRRSFPGISVVCKDNVCSIYRSDEPIVVDRVNKEEATAIAYVLSNEKMLSGSWVRRMVSGLLQAMVVLMEIEDENGWSHSQRVAKLAERVGKELSLSEERISRLKEYAMLHDVGKIGIEQLMLYTPTRLRIFENYPQDHTIMGSIFLASLEVLWDAVPIVRHHHENWDGSGYPDGLKGEEIPLEARIISVCDYYDVLTNFVSSEWEGRTKTHEEAIELIKKESGKRFDPKVVEAFLKIFSNETVE, from the coding sequence GTGAAGTGTTTTTTCGAAGACAATGAATTCGAAAAGATTGTTGAAAAGATAGATAGACTCTATGAAAAGGTGGATTCTTTGGAAAAAGCACAAATAGCTTTCTTGACAAAAAGGCGTTCTTTCCCTGGAATATCGGTTGTATGCAAAGATAACGTATGTTCGATTTACAGATCTGATGAGCCAATCGTGGTAGACCGTGTTAACAAAGAAGAAGCCACCGCAATCGCTTACGTTCTATCAAACGAGAAAATGTTATCTGGAAGCTGGGTGAGAAGAATGGTAAGCGGTCTTCTTCAAGCGATGGTGGTTTTGATGGAAATAGAAGACGAAAATGGATGGAGCCATTCTCAAAGAGTTGCTAAGCTTGCAGAACGTGTAGGAAAAGAATTGAGCCTTTCTGAAGAAAGAATATCTCGTTTGAAAGAATACGCCATGCTGCACGATGTAGGAAAAATTGGAATAGAGCAACTTATGCTTTACACTCCCACAAGGTTGAGAATTTTTGAAAATTACCCACAGGACCATACGATAATGGGTTCTATCTTTCTAGCATCCCTCGAGGTGTTATGGGACGCCGTACCCATCGTGAGACATCATCACGAAAATTGGGATGGATCAGGATATCCAGATGGCCTCAAAGGTGAGGAGATACCTCTCGAAGCCCGTATCATTTCCGTCTGCGATTATTATGACGTCCTCACAAATTTTGTTTCTTCAGAATGGGAAGGAAGGACAAAAACACACGAGGAAGCTATAGAGTTGATCAAGAAAGAATCTGGAAAAAGATTCGATCCAAAGGTCGTAGAAGCCTTCTTAAAGATCTTTTCAAACGAGACTGTCGAGTAA